From the Acidimicrobiales bacterium genome, one window contains:
- a CDS encoding SDR family oxidoreductase codes for MARNEIAEQLDFSGKVAVVTGGTAGIGAGIAGALGAAGARVVVCSRSEENCANAQAALEAEGVEAAGVAVDVRDEASVARLFAATVERFGRVDHLVNSAGGSFSDTFTRGPLESLSGEDFIESYRLNVVGAFLCSKTALPYLREAGGGAIVHVSSLSGRSPSAGLMGAYGASKAALNNLTKTMGREFAPQVRVNAVAPGHIDTPRTSASRAPERLAAVMKQISLGRVGTPEDVASLVLFLLSPAASWITAGVFDIDGGDTGIG; via the coding sequence ATGGCGCGCAACGAGATCGCCGAGCAGTTGGACTTCAGCGGCAAGGTCGCCGTCGTCACCGGCGGCACCGCCGGCATCGGCGCCGGCATCGCGGGCGCGCTCGGCGCGGCCGGCGCGCGCGTCGTCGTCTGCTCGCGCAGCGAGGAGAACTGCGCCAACGCGCAGGCCGCGCTGGAGGCCGAGGGCGTCGAGGCCGCCGGCGTCGCGGTCGACGTGCGGGACGAGGCGTCGGTCGCCCGCCTGTTCGCCGCGACGGTCGAGCGCTTCGGCCGGGTCGACCACCTCGTCAACTCGGCGGGGGGAAGCTTCTCGGACACCTTCACGCGCGGACCGCTCGAGTCGCTCTCCGGCGAGGACTTCATCGAGTCCTACCGGTTGAACGTCGTCGGTGCCTTCCTCTGCAGCAAGACGGCCCTCCCGTACCTGCGCGAGGCGGGGGGAGGGGCGATCGTGCACGTGAGCTCGCTCTCCGGGCGATCCCCGAGCGCCGGGCTGATGGGCGCCTACGGGGCGAGCAAGGCGGCGCTCAACAACCTCACCAAGACCATGGGACGGGAGTTCGCACCGCAGGTGCGGGTGAACGCGGTCGCGCCGGGCCACATCGACACGCCCCGCACGAGCGCGAGCCGAGCGCCCGAGCGCCTCGCGGCGGTGATGAAGCAGATCTCGCTCGGGCGCGTCGGCACCCCGGAGGACGTCGCGAGCCTCGTCCTGTTCCTGCTCTCGCCCGCCGCGTCGTGGATCACCGCCGGCGTCTTCGACATCGACGGTGGTGACACGGGCATCGGCTGA
- a CDS encoding methyltransferase has protein sequence MTQLLPAPTSPPAAAAPRGALAPPAPGPRELAATLQLRALLDECSWPHLHLYVGHGEPFAAEPARALAAVEELPALPRRLLRLLGLGLPVPDDGAPPESRAAEAALLDAGLLTRGGGALRTTGWVVAPALGGEVIMGTPSTYISGGSVGALAYLGSDSLLLAKLLGPLQGRSFLDLGAGCGAQGLLTARGAARAVLTDIDAFSLRVSALNWALNAVEHPVLLGEGDLYAPLAGERVDVIAVLPPYLPSFPEAGVSVTAAGGLDGLTFIRRLLAGAGEALNPGGELVALAQLQCDDDGPLLERELAELAPELAVQLVLFDRHPLQPYLAELSGRLVRHGSAVEPRALAARFEATLRSRGVTGVCTAAIRGRRVTGGGATRVLGPPGALLSRDVLAPAPGVTTGRAGGQASLAGAGLPAMPLDPVTAALVAALDGERTIAAAAARAWGAPVGATPQQLAEQAALRLGDLFGRGYLVRCAVR, from the coding sequence GTGACCCAGCTGCTCCCCGCCCCCACCTCCCCGCCCGCAGCGGCGGCGCCCCGCGGCGCGCTCGCGCCGCCGGCGCCCGGGCCGCGCGAGCTCGCGGCGACGCTGCAGCTGCGCGCGCTGCTCGACGAGTGCTCGTGGCCGCACCTGCACCTCTACGTCGGCCACGGCGAGCCCTTCGCCGCCGAGCCGGCGCGCGCCCTCGCGGCCGTCGAGGAGCTCCCCGCGCTCCCCCGTCGCCTGCTGCGCCTGCTCGGCCTCGGCCTCCCCGTCCCCGACGACGGCGCGCCCCCCGAGAGCCGCGCCGCCGAGGCCGCGCTCCTCGACGCCGGCCTCCTCACCCGCGGCGGCGGCGCGCTGCGCACGACTGGCTGGGTGGTCGCCCCCGCGCTCGGTGGCGAGGTGATCATGGGCACCCCCTCCACCTACATCTCGGGCGGGAGCGTCGGCGCCCTCGCCTACCTCGGGAGCGACTCACTGCTCCTCGCGAAGCTCCTCGGCCCGCTGCAGGGGCGCTCCTTCCTCGACCTCGGGGCGGGCTGCGGGGCGCAGGGGCTGCTCACGGCGCGCGGCGCGGCGCGCGCCGTGCTCACCGACATCGACGCCTTCTCACTCAGGGTCTCGGCGCTCAACTGGGCGCTGAACGCCGTCGAGCACCCGGTGCTGCTCGGCGAGGGCGACCTCTACGCCCCCCTCGCCGGAGAGCGGGTCGACGTCATCGCCGTCCTCCCCCCCTACCTGCCGAGCTTCCCCGAGGCGGGCGTGTCGGTGACCGCCGCCGGTGGCCTCGACGGCCTCACCTTCATCCGCCGCCTGCTCGCCGGGGCGGGCGAGGCGCTCAACCCCGGTGGCGAGCTCGTCGCCCTCGCGCAGCTGCAGTGCGACGACGACGGCCCGCTCCTCGAGCGCGAGCTCGCCGAGCTCGCCCCCGAGCTCGCGGTGCAGCTCGTCCTTTTCGACCGCCACCCGCTGCAGCCCTACCTCGCCGAGCTCAGCGGTCGGCTGGTGCGCCACGGCTCGGCCGTGGAGCCGCGCGCCCTCGCCGCCCGTTTCGAGGCGACGCTGCGCTCGCGGGGCGTCACCGGGGTGTGCACGGCGGCGATCCGCGGCCGCCGCGTGACGGGCGGCGGCGCAACGCGCGTCCTCGGCCCCCCCGGTGCCCTCCTCTCGCGCGACGTGCTCGCGCCGGCCCCGGGCGTCACGACGGGCCGGGCCGGGGGGCAGGCCAGCCTCGCGGGCGCCGGCCTCCCGGCGATGCCGCTCGACCCCGTGACCGCGGCGCTCGTCGCGGCGCTCGACGGCGAGCGCACCATCGCCGCAGCGGCGGCGCGGGCGTGGGGGGCGCCGGTCGGCGCCACGCCGCAGCAGCTCGCCGAGCAGGCCGCGTTGCGCCTCGGCGACCTCTTCGGCCGTGGCTACCTCGTCCGCTGCGCGGTGCGCTAG
- the fliQ gene encoding flagellar biosynthesis protein FliQ, which yields MTEQIALSLAANAMATAAKLAAPIVLSAMAVGLLVSIFQSVTQIQEMTLTFVPKLIAVGIVFTTAGHWMLSTYIGYVDNLFNSIPQLLAGG from the coding sequence GTGACCGAGCAGATCGCCCTCTCGCTCGCCGCCAACGCGATGGCGACGGCCGCGAAGCTCGCCGCGCCGATCGTCCTCTCGGCGATGGCCGTCGGCCTGCTCGTCTCGATCTTCCAGTCGGTGACCCAGATCCAGGAGATGACGCTCACCTTCGTGCCGAAGCTGATCGCCGTCGGCATCGTCTTCACGACCGCCGGCCACTGGATGCTCTCGACCTACATCGGTTACGTCGACAACCTCTTCAACAGCATCCCGCAGCTCCTCGCCGGCGGTTAG
- a CDS encoding HAD family hydrolase → MISAVVFDLFGTLTGSEASRGQQIVELAEVLGAAPDALRDALRETYDERARGSLGDVREQLVALSARAGGSLLPEVIDRALVLRMSGQQAMLAPRPGAIEVLAALRERRLAIGVLSDCTDEIPILWSGSEYAPLVDCAVFSCEMGMRKPDPRMYQVVLEGLGTRPADALYVGDGGSSELTGALAAGLRSVLFRSRGDAYFRYDEEKDWRGETIEELGAVLALLY, encoded by the coding sequence GTGATCTCGGCGGTCGTCTTCGATCTCTTCGGCACCCTGACGGGCTCGGAGGCGAGCCGGGGGCAGCAGATCGTCGAGCTCGCCGAGGTCCTCGGCGCCGCCCCCGACGCACTGCGCGACGCGCTGCGCGAGACCTACGACGAGCGGGCCCGCGGTTCGCTCGGTGACGTCCGCGAACAGCTCGTGGCCCTCTCCGCGCGCGCCGGTGGCTCGCTGCTCCCCGAGGTCATCGACCGCGCCCTCGTGCTGCGCATGTCGGGACAGCAGGCGATGCTCGCCCCGCGGCCGGGCGCGATCGAAGTGCTGGCGGCGCTGCGGGAGCGGCGTCTCGCCATCGGCGTGCTCTCGGACTGCACCGACGAGATCCCGATCCTCTGGTCGGGGTCGGAGTACGCGCCCTTGGTCGACTGCGCCGTCTTCTCTTGTGAGATGGGAATGCGCAAGCCCGACCCGAGGATGTACCAGGTGGTCCTCGAGGGCCTCGGTACCCGGCCGGCGGACGCGCTCTACGTGGGCGACGGCGGGAGCTCGGAGCTGACCGGCGCGCTCGCCGCCGGGCTGCGGTCGGTGCTGTTCAGGAGCCGTGGGGACGCGTACTTCCGCTACGACGAGGAGAAGGATTGGCGGGGCGAGACGATCGAGGAGCTCGGAGCGGTGCTCGCCCTGCTCTACTGA
- a CDS encoding flagellar biosynthetic protein FliR encodes MGLSVNATWLIAFLLAFVRAGAWMIAMPAFSDIKVIPPIAVACSAAGLAILAAPTIPASALPVDTPGLIGAILLQALTGAAMGFVVNLILQAFTAAGSVLDLAGGLNLPGAVDPLSTNQTPMVGQFYQQVALLLLFGTGGYLEIVAGFLHSFKLQSFDLGSLHLLAVVLTADLATLWTSALEMAGPVLLVLFTTQVALALLSRAAPQLNVWQLGMPLQIFLTLSLVAVAITVFPAYLTGAVSHAVNDVGALFGAH; translated from the coding sequence GTGGGGCTCTCGGTCAACGCGACCTGGCTGATCGCCTTCCTCCTCGCCTTCGTGCGCGCCGGGGCGTGGATGATCGCGATGCCGGCCTTCTCGGACATCAAGGTGATCCCGCCGATCGCCGTCGCCTGCTCGGCGGCGGGGCTCGCGATCCTCGCCGCCCCCACGATCCCCGCCTCGGCGCTCCCCGTCGACACCCCCGGGCTGATCGGCGCGATCCTCCTGCAGGCGCTCACCGGGGCGGCGATGGGCTTCGTCGTCAACCTCATCCTGCAGGCCTTCACGGCCGCGGGGAGCGTCCTTGACCTCGCGGGGGGCCTCAACCTGCCCGGTGCGGTCGACCCGCTCTCCACCAACCAGACGCCGATGGTCGGCCAGTTCTACCAGCAGGTCGCGCTGCTGTTGCTCTTCGGCACCGGGGGCTACCTGGAGATCGTCGCCGGCTTCCTGCACTCGTTCAAGCTGCAGAGCTTCGACCTCGGCTCGCTGCACCTGCTCGCGGTCGTGCTCACCGCCGACCTCGCGACGCTGTGGACCTCGGCGCTCGAGATGGCCGGGCCGGTGCTCCTCGTGCTGTTCACGACGCAGGTCGCGTTGGCGCTGCTCTCGCGCGCCGCCCCGCAGCTCAACGTCTGGCAGCTCGGCATGCCGCTGCAGATCTTCCTCACCCTCTCCCTCGTCGCCGTCGCGATCACCGTCTTCCCCGCCTATCTGACCGGGGCCGTGAGCCACGCGGTGAACGACGTCGGCGCGCTCTTCGGTGCCCACTGA
- the fliP gene encoding flagellar type III secretion system pore protein FliP (The bacterial flagellar biogenesis protein FliP forms a type III secretion system (T3SS)-type pore required for flagellar assembly.), with protein MPTLFAASSVTLNFGNSLAKPTSSLLILLTVTVLSVAPSLFILLTGFVRITIVLGLTRQALGLQTTPPNQVIAGLALFLSLFIMTPTLSAMNHDALQPYLHGRINAGQAFGKAEVPLKTWLLKQTGTDELNMTDKFAGASPAQPAEAPLQAIIPAFLLSQLKSAFIIGFVIFVPFLIIDLIVSATLMSMGIVMLPPTLVSLPFKLLLFVLVNGWSLVVGSLVTSFR; from the coding sequence GTGCCCACCTTGTTCGCCGCGTCGTCGGTGACGTTGAACTTCGGGAACAGTCTCGCGAAGCCGACGTCGAGCCTGCTCATCCTGCTCACCGTCACGGTGCTCTCCGTCGCGCCCTCGCTGTTCATCCTGCTCACCGGCTTCGTCCGCATCACGATCGTCCTCGGCCTCACCCGCCAGGCGCTCGGTCTGCAGACGACGCCGCCGAACCAGGTGATCGCCGGCCTCGCGCTGTTCCTCTCGCTGTTCATCATGACGCCGACCCTCTCGGCGATGAACCACGACGCGCTGCAGCCCTACCTGCACGGCCGGATCAACGCCGGGCAGGCCTTCGGCAAGGCCGAGGTGCCGCTCAAGACGTGGCTGCTCAAGCAGACCGGCACCGACGAGCTGAACATGACCGACAAGTTCGCGGGCGCCTCCCCCGCGCAGCCCGCCGAGGCGCCGCTGCAGGCGATCATCCCCGCCTTCCTGCTCAGCCAGCTGAAGTCGGCCTTCATCATCGGCTTCGTGATCTTCGTGCCGTTCCTCATCATCGACCTGATCGTCTCGGCGACGTTGATGTCGATGGGCATCGTGATGCTGCCACCGACCCTCGTCTCGCTGCCGTTCAAGCTGTTGCTCTTCGTCCTCGTGAACGGCTGGTCCCTCGTCGTCGGCTCTCTCGTGACGAGCTTCCGGTGA
- a CDS encoding flagellin yields MSSLVVDTNLSAISAYNNLNSTDNAETKAIGELSSGLAIQTAADGPAAYVTSQALESQANGYSVAISNAQNGVSLVQTASGALNQISSILQTMNQLALSSANGATNDSTSLGANQQEFQALQADIDQIANTTSYGKTNLLDGTFTSQVLQVGAFNLTNQQVSVSISAATSGALGVTTGSVGVGSASSAQAAISAVQSAISTVDNIEASVGAIQNELQSIAANLTVGQQNLSAADSQLVDVNMAQEMTTFSTDQILMQTGTSMLAQAQQAPSLVLKLV; encoded by the coding sequence ATGTCTTCTCTCGTCGTTGACACGAACCTGTCCGCCATCTCGGCGTACAACAACCTGAACTCCACCGACAACGCGGAGACCAAGGCCATCGGGGAGCTCTCCTCGGGTCTTGCGATCCAGACGGCTGCGGACGGCCCCGCCGCCTACGTCACGAGCCAGGCGCTCGAGTCGCAGGCCAACGGCTACTCCGTCGCCATCTCCAACGCACAGAACGGTGTCTCGCTCGTGCAGACCGCGTCGGGCGCGCTGAACCAGATCTCGTCGATTCTCCAGACGATGAACCAGCTCGCGCTCTCCTCGGCCAACGGTGCCACCAACGACTCCACGTCGCTCGGTGCCAACCAGCAGGAGTTCCAGGCGCTGCAGGCCGACATCGACCAGATCGCCAACACCACCAGCTACGGCAAGACGAACCTCCTCGACGGGACGTTCACCAGCCAGGTGCTGCAGGTGGGCGCGTTCAACCTGACCAACCAGCAGGTCTCGGTGAGCATCTCGGCGGCGACTTCGGGTGCGCTCGGCGTCACCACCGGCTCGGTGGGCGTCGGCTCCGCGAGCTCCGCTCAGGCGGCGATCAGCGCGGTGCAGTCGGCCATCTCGACCGTCGACAACATCGAGGCGAGCGTCGGCGCTATCCAGAACGAGCTGCAGTCGATCGCCGCGAACCTGACCGTCGGCCAGCAGAACCTCTCTGCTGCTGACAGCCAGCTCGTCGACGTGAACATGGCCCAGGAGATGACCACCTTCTCCACGGACCAGATCCTGATGCAGACCGGCACGTCGATGTTGGCGCAGGCCCAGCAGGCGCCTTCGCTCGTGCTGAAGCTCGTCTGA
- the fliS gene encoding flagellar export chaperone FliS produces the protein MTTTEGHFELLQAEAYRARYLADQIETATPEQRLLMLFDKLLRDLDDAAEGLAHRLIEQTSEALVHAQEILYALRDPLDRETALGAALAGTYTFCLNRLVQANLTKDAVHLRGVREMIEAIANANRQAAASLAVRGSTGVFEGVA, from the coding sequence ATGACGACGACCGAAGGGCACTTCGAGCTCCTCCAGGCCGAGGCCTACCGCGCCCGCTACCTGGCCGACCAGATCGAGACGGCGACGCCCGAGCAGCGTCTCCTGATGCTCTTCGACAAGCTGCTCCGCGACCTCGACGACGCGGCCGAGGGTCTCGCGCACCGCCTGATCGAACAGACGAGCGAGGCGCTCGTGCACGCTCAGGAGATCCTCTACGCACTGCGCGACCCCCTCGACCGCGAGACCGCGCTCGGCGCGGCGCTCGCGGGCACCTACACCTTCTGCCTCAACCGGCTGGTGCAGGCGAACCTCACCAAGGACGCAGTCCACCTGCGCGGCGTGCGCGAGATGATCGAGGCGATCGCCAACGCGAACCGCCAGGCGGCCGCCTCGCTGGCGGTGCGCGGCAGCACCGGGGTCTTCGAGGGCGTGGCGTGA
- a CDS encoding EscU/YscU/HrcU family type III secretion system export apparatus switch protein, translating into MPTSDKHARTEKPTPKRKKEARDKGKVARSADITAFAGLLGASTLLPALFSSARGKVLNLVDEAMNVARNPSPQGAETVFGHGLMAVLQVIVPLAGGLALLGCVANLAQVGLHLSGKGLAPQFSRISPKGGLKRLFSAANGVNLAKQLAKVALLGALTTSVITTLLHAVPAGSPEPLIATVGIGASHLLGFIRIVATLGVALGIADFLYQRKHLLDTLKMTKQEVKDEARQREGDPAVKADLRRRAYAIARSRTLAAVRGADVVVANPTHYAVALRYDKARAAAPVVLAKGEGSLALRIKAEAARCLIPVVEDPPLARYLFATTEAGRAVPAEIYVAVARLLAFIYSLPPTFTGGAIHSFPHSHVPYDPADGPRPDDEDLVGAGTRGGTP; encoded by the coding sequence ATGCCCACCTCGGACAAGCACGCACGCACCGAGAAGCCGACCCCGAAGCGCAAGAAGGAGGCGCGCGACAAGGGCAAGGTCGCCCGCTCCGCGGACATCACCGCCTTCGCCGGCCTGCTCGGCGCGTCGACGCTGCTGCCGGCGCTGTTCTCCTCGGCGCGCGGCAAGGTCCTCAACCTCGTGGACGAGGCGATGAACGTCGCCCGCAACCCGAGCCCGCAGGGGGCCGAGACGGTCTTCGGCCACGGCCTGATGGCCGTGCTCCAGGTGATCGTCCCCCTCGCCGGCGGCCTCGCCCTCCTCGGTTGCGTCGCCAACCTCGCACAGGTGGGGCTGCACCTCTCGGGGAAGGGGCTCGCCCCGCAGTTCTCGCGCATCAGCCCGAAAGGGGGCCTGAAGCGCCTCTTCTCCGCGGCGAACGGGGTCAACCTCGCGAAGCAGCTCGCGAAGGTCGCGCTCCTCGGGGCGCTCACCACCTCGGTGATCACCACGCTGCTGCACGCCGTCCCCGCCGGCTCCCCCGAGCCGCTGATCGCGACCGTCGGGATCGGCGCCAGCCACCTCCTCGGCTTCATCCGCATCGTCGCCACCCTCGGCGTCGCCCTCGGCATCGCCGATTTCCTCTACCAGCGCAAACACCTCCTCGACACCTTGAAGATGACCAAGCAGGAGGTGAAGGACGAGGCCCGCCAGCGCGAGGGCGACCCGGCGGTGAAGGCGGACCTCCGCCGCCGCGCCTACGCGATCGCCCGTTCGCGCACCCTCGCCGCGGTGCGCGGCGCCGACGTGGTCGTCGCCAACCCCACCCACTACGCCGTCGCCCTCCGCTACGACAAGGCGCGCGCCGCGGCGCCCGTCGTGCTCGCGAAGGGCGAGGGGTCACTGGCGCTGCGGATCAAGGCCGAGGCGGCGCGCTGCCTGATCCCCGTCGTCGAGGACCCGCCGCTCGCCCGCTACCTCTTCGCGACGACCGAGGCGGGCCGTGCGGTCCCCGCCGAGATCTACGTCGCCGTCGCCCGCCTGCTCGCCTTCATCTACTCGCTGCCGCCGACCTTCACCGGCGGGGCGATCCACTCCTTCCCCCACTCGCACGTCCCCTACGACCCCGCCGACGGCCCGCGACCCGATGACGAGGACCTCGTCGGGGCGGGCACACGAGGAGGCACCCCGTGA
- a CDS encoding flagellar biosynthetic protein FliO, translated as MSALLLAAAHPSALQTATDPSIGASLMKMVLGLGGVIVSILVVSKVLQYLRKGTAPRRAATGGLEVLSRQSLGKGLQLAVVRFNGREVLVGIAGQQISFHEPTAATLEGELALLGAGGPEASAPVAASGLAGALAGLTGRGAGLQQGRALAGLGGGSGTAASFLDRLRDATTR; from the coding sequence GTGAGCGCCCTCCTCCTCGCGGCGGCGCACCCCTCGGCGTTGCAGACGGCGACCGACCCCTCGATCGGCGCCTCGCTCATGAAGATGGTCCTCGGCCTCGGCGGGGTGATCGTGTCGATTCTCGTCGTCTCGAAGGTCCTCCAGTACCTGCGCAAGGGCACCGCGCCGCGCCGCGCCGCCACCGGCGGCCTCGAGGTCCTCTCGCGGCAGAGCCTCGGCAAAGGGCTGCAGCTCGCGGTGGTGCGCTTCAACGGCCGCGAGGTCCTCGTCGGGATCGCCGGCCAGCAGATCTCCTTCCACGAGCCGACGGCCGCCACCTTGGAGGGCGAGCTCGCCCTCCTCGGGGCCGGTGGGCCCGAGGCGAGCGCACCCGTCGCGGCGAGCGGCCTCGCGGGGGCGCTCGCCGGCCTCACCGGCCGCGGCGCTGGGCTGCAGCAGGGACGCGCCCTCGCCGGCCTCGGCGGCGGGAGCGGCACTGCGGCGAGCTTCCTCGACCGCCTCCGCGACGCGACTACCCGCTAG
- the fliD gene encoding flagellar filament capping protein FliD, with protein sequence MTNVAGTTSSAAAPLLVNGIVSGINTTQVIQALLQAYQAPITNLQNEQTSLSNQSGDYRTLNSDFQSLQTAAGALNTASAWNLMTATSQNTAVATATASAGATPATLGFTVSALAQGNVLLSSGSVTSPAATVSSGASVLAATGGAALGFSGLAGAGALTIGSHTITVSQSSAAATLLGGVPGASTTITGGTNDTLTLDVGGAPKTLTLAAGSYSASGLVAAVNAAAASAGAAVTASLSENGSLQLSTDEQGSAATLGATGGNGLSTLGLTSGASATGSDAVVAVDGTSTTLSAINPGGTVTLNAPSGTISAAVATQPGVSGALVSAGKAQAALVSTGNGSLSSLVSNLNAAGLGLTATAVQEASGHYRLQVTSDATGLGGAVSVDSAPLSGGSLGSLSTITAAADAAVTVGGVNGYTLQSSTNTFTNLLQGASVTVASLGTTTVTVAPDASGEANSVSTLVSAANQALSDISTLAGYNATTKTGGPLMGSAVVSALQQSILSTFATAAGTSGLGSATAVGITLTQTGTITFDQNAFEKAYAQNPSAVAALFTAGGTFSPASPSNAGQVSLVYGDPSTATGTYAVSLTQSAAPASDLGAVLSGGTVTAGENLTVTANGASAQYSVSAGQSLDQVATGLNQLFAANGLSLSAFVSGGDQLQVQSAGFGSGATFSVTSDSTAPGTTGLGGATANTPATFTGTDVAGSINGVLATGTGQELISPSKDPTLHGLTLQVTTTGVSSPTALGNFTYTPGLAQQLLTISKSASDAATGSLSDAIKGLSDQSTGLNSQIANYQRLEQEQQTLLTKQFAQMEQTLGSVKNEGAALTSQISKLTGF encoded by the coding sequence ATGACCAACGTGGCGGGCACCACCTCGAGCGCCGCCGCGCCCCTCCTCGTGAACGGCATCGTCTCGGGGATCAACACCACCCAGGTGATCCAGGCGCTGCTGCAGGCCTACCAAGCGCCGATCACCAACCTGCAGAACGAGCAGACCAGCCTCTCCAACCAGTCGGGCGACTACCGCACGCTGAACTCGGACTTCCAGTCGCTGCAGACCGCCGCCGGCGCGCTGAACACCGCCTCGGCGTGGAACCTCATGACGGCGACCTCGCAGAACACCGCGGTCGCAACCGCCACCGCCTCGGCCGGCGCCACGCCGGCCACCCTCGGCTTCACCGTGAGCGCGCTCGCGCAGGGAAACGTCCTGCTCTCGAGCGGCAGTGTCACGAGCCCCGCTGCCACCGTCTCGAGCGGCGCCTCCGTGCTCGCCGCGACCGGTGGAGCGGCCCTCGGCTTCAGTGGCCTCGCCGGCGCAGGAGCGCTCACGATCGGCAGCCACACGATCACCGTCAGCCAGTCCTCGGCGGCGGCGACGCTCCTCGGCGGCGTGCCCGGCGCGAGCACCACGATCACGGGCGGCACCAACGACACGCTGACCCTCGACGTCGGGGGCGCACCGAAGACCCTCACCCTCGCGGCGGGCAGCTACAGCGCGAGCGGCCTCGTCGCAGCGGTGAACGCCGCCGCCGCGAGCGCCGGCGCCGCGGTCACCGCCTCGCTCTCGGAGAACGGCAGCCTGCAGCTCTCGACCGACGAGCAGGGGAGCGCGGCCACGCTCGGGGCCACCGGCGGCAATGGCCTCTCGACCCTCGGCCTCACGAGCGGCGCCAGCGCCACCGGCTCGGACGCGGTCGTCGCGGTCGACGGGACCTCGACGACGCTCAGCGCGATCAACCCCGGGGGCACCGTGACCCTGAACGCCCCGAGTGGGACGATCAGCGCCGCGGTCGCCACGCAGCCGGGGGTCTCGGGGGCGCTCGTCTCGGCCGGGAAGGCGCAGGCGGCGCTCGTGAGCACGGGGAACGGGAGCCTCTCCTCGCTCGTCTCCAACCTGAACGCCGCGGGCCTCGGCCTCACCGCGACCGCGGTCCAGGAGGCCTCGGGCCATTACCGCCTGCAGGTGACCTCGGACGCGACCGGTCTCGGCGGTGCGGTGAGCGTCGACTCGGCGCCGCTGTCGGGCGGCTCGCTCGGCTCGCTCTCCACGATCACCGCCGCGGCGGACGCCGCGGTGACCGTCGGCGGCGTCAACGGCTACACGCTCCAGTCCTCGACGAACACCTTCACCAACCTCCTGCAGGGGGCCTCGGTGACGGTCGCCTCGCTCGGCACCACGACGGTCACCGTGGCCCCCGACGCGAGCGGCGAGGCGAACTCGGTGTCGACCCTCGTGAGCGCCGCCAACCAGGCGCTGTCGGACATCTCGACCCTCGCCGGCTACAACGCGACGACCAAGACCGGGGGCCCCCTGATGGGCTCGGCGGTGGTCTCCGCCCTCCAGCAGTCGATCCTCTCCACCTTCGCGACCGCTGCGGGAACCTCCGGCCTCGGCTCGGCGACCGCGGTGGGAATCACCCTCACCCAGACCGGGACGATCACGTTCGACCAGAACGCCTTCGAGAAGGCCTACGCCCAGAACCCCTCGGCCGTGGCGGCGCTCTTCACCGCCGGGGGCACCTTCAGCCCCGCCTCGCCCTCCAACGCCGGGCAGGTGAGCCTCGTCTACGGGGACCCCTCGACCGCGACCGGCACCTACGCCGTCTCGCTCACCCAGTCGGCGGCGCCCGCGAGCGACCTCGGGGCGGTGCTCTCGGGGGGAACCGTCACCGCCGGCGAGAACCTGACGGTCACCGCCAACGGCGCGAGCGCCCAGTACTCGGTGAGCGCCGGGCAGTCCCTCGACCAGGTCGCGACGGGCCTCAACCAGCTGTTCGCGGCGAACGGCCTCTCCCTCTCGGCCTTCGTGAGCGGCGGTGACCAGCTGCAAGTGCAGAGCGCCGGCTTCGGGTCGGGGGCGACCTTCTCGGTGACGAGCGACTCGACCGCCCCGGGTACGACCGGCCTCGGCGGAGCGACGGCGAACACTCCGGCGACCTTCACCGGGACCGACGTCGCGGGATCGATCAACGGAGTCCTCGCCACGGGCACGGGCCAGGAGCTGATCTCGCCCTCCAAGGACCCGACGCTGCACGGCCTCACCCTGCAGGTCACGACCACGGGGGTGAGCTCCCCGACCGCCCTCGGCAACTTCACCTACACGCCCGGCCTCGCGCAGCAGCTGCTCACGATCTCCAAGAGCGCCTCGGACGCGGCGACGGGCTCGCTCTCCGACGCGATCAAGGGCCTCTCGGACCAGTCGACCGGCCTCAACAGCCAGATCGCCAACTACCAGCGCCTCGAGCAGGAGCAGCAGACCCTGCTCACGAAGCAGTTCGCGCAGATGGAGCAGACCCTCGGATCGGTGAAGAACGAGGGTGCCGCGCTCACCAGCCAGATCAGCAAACTGACGGGCTTCTGA